From Syntrophales bacterium:
TTGAAACTGATGGAAAAGTAACAAGTTTTTTATAATGCAGCACAGCCCTTGAGCGGGCTTCTGCATCAGGCGCAGATGAATCTATTTTTGACCCTGATAGGCGAAAAGCTACGAAACGGGAACAAGAAACACCCCTGTTTATTGATCATTATGGAAAGGAGCTAAAAGATGGTAGCAAAGGAGACAAGGAAAGTACTTGCAGGTGGAATTATTCTTATTGCATTGGGAATTCTTATTTTTCTGAATAGTATGACAGGCTATGGATTTGACAAGAGTTGGCCGATCTTGCTGATAGTTATTTCTATATGTACTTTAGTTCAGCAATCTAAAGATATTGGAGGATGGTTGATAGGTATTGTTGGTACCGTCTTTCTTGTAATAAGGAATTTTTA
This genomic window contains:
- a CDS encoding DUF5668 domain-containing protein, with the protein product MVAKETRKVLAGGIILIALGILIFLNSMTGYGFDKSWPILLIVISICTLVQQSKDIGGWLIGIVGTVFLVIRNFYTDLDKIATYALPSLLMLLGAYVLFNYFRKWRS